A window from Megalobrama amblycephala isolate DHTTF-2021 linkage group LG9, ASM1881202v1, whole genome shotgun sequence encodes these proteins:
- the rps27.1 gene encoding 40S ribosomal protein S27.1: MPLAKDLLHPTPEEERRRHKKKRLVQSPNSYFMDVKCPGCYKITTVFSHAQTVVLCVGCSTVLCQPTGGKARLTEGCSFRRKQH; this comes from the exons ATGCCA CTCGCAAAAGACTTGCTGCACCCCACCCCtgaggaggagaggaggaggCACAAGAAGAAGCGTCTCGTACAGAGTCCCAATTCTTATTTCATGGATGTCAAGTGTCCAG GATGTTATAAGATCACAACGGTGTTCAGCCACGCACAGACGGTCGTGCTTTGTGTCGGTTGCTCAACTGTGCTGTGTCAGCCCACTGGAGGCAAAGCTCGActcacagaag GGTGTTCCTTCCGGAGGAAGCAGCATTAA